A region from the Enterobacter roggenkampii genome encodes:
- a CDS encoding PTS lactose/cellobiose transporter subunit IIA — MEDLETTIMELLVNAGAARSAALTALQMARKGEFDEAEKAMEESREYVKHAHTIQTQLIGLDEGTGKLPVNLITVHSQDHLMNAMVIQDLAGDMIELYRRIPLVN, encoded by the coding sequence ATGGAAGACTTAGAAACCACGATTATGGAACTGCTTGTTAACGCAGGCGCGGCGCGCAGTGCGGCCCTGACGGCATTGCAGATGGCGCGTAAAGGTGAGTTTGACGAAGCCGAAAAAGCGATGGAAGAGTCGCGGGAATATGTGAAGCATGCGCACACCATACAGACGCAGCTTATCGGTCTTGATGAAGGGACCGGGAAGCTTCCGGTTAACCTGATCACCGTCCACTCGCAGGATCACCTGATGAACGCCATGGTCATACAGGACCTGGCGGGCGATATGATTGAGCTGTATCGACGGATCCCATTAGTAAACTGA
- a CDS encoding PTS sugar transporter subunit IIB, with translation MKNIVLCCAAGMSTSMLVQRMKDAAQKKGVEVTIKAVPVAEFKDNIATADIVLLGPQVKYEQAKLQAQADPLGKKVAVIDMMDYGMMKGDAVLDKALKLLES, from the coding sequence ATGAAGAACATCGTTTTATGCTGTGCAGCGGGAATGTCAACCAGCATGCTGGTTCAACGTATGAAAGACGCCGCGCAGAAAAAAGGGGTTGAAGTCACCATTAAAGCCGTTCCGGTTGCGGAGTTTAAAGACAACATCGCAACGGCCGACATCGTATTGCTGGGGCCACAGGTTAAATACGAGCAGGCTAAATTACAGGCGCAGGCCGACCCGCTGGGCAAAAAGGTCGCGGTGATCGACATGATGGATTACGGCATGATGAAAGGTGATGCCGTACTGGATAAAGCGCTCAAACTTCTGGAGTCATAA